The Deferrivibrio essentukiensis genomic sequence GAGTTTTTGTAAATTTAGTGTATAGGTGACAGTTATGATTAATAATACTTTGATAAAAAAGATATTTGAGGCAGCATACATTCAGCGGTGGAATGACCATTTAAGGCCGTCTATGGGGTTTACAGAGCTTGATAAACAGGCTCATAAGGTAATTATTGCGTATGTTATTGGCAAAATAGAAGAAGCTCTTGGTAACAATTTTAGTTGGTTAAAGCTGATTGAGGGCTCAGTTTTTGAAACATTGCAAAGGATAATTACTACTGACATTAAGCCGCCTATCTTTTATAAGCTAAAAAGTGTCCACGGAGAAAAATTTAATAGATGGATATATTCCGAAATAAAAGAAAAAAGCGGCATAGAAGATAATCTTTTTTTTGAAAATCTTGATAAATATCTGTTTGATGAAAGATATTGCTTTTTTGAGAAGAAGATTTTAAAGGCTGCCCACTATTTGGCAACTTATTGGGAATTTAAAATAATTTATGATATGAACAAAAATTTATACGGTATAGAAAAGACAAGGGAAAATATCCTGTCAGAAATAGAAAATCACTATGACCTTGTTTCAGTAAAAGAGATAATGACAATCAGGGAGAATACGAGAAATTTTATCGACCTTGTAGGGCAATTAAGGTTTCAACAAAGATGGGCACATACTCCGCGAATGCCTGAAACAAGTGTGCTTGGACATATGTATATTGTTGCTGCACTTGGGTATTTTGATAACTTTCATTTGCAAATTTGCGACAGGCTCAAGTACAATTACTTTTTTGGCGGTATTTTTCATGATTTGCCCGAAGTGATGACAAGAGATATTATATCCCCTGTAAAAAGGGGGGTAGAGGGGCTTGATGAGCTTCTCAAGGAGATTGAAATTCAGCAGATAAAGGAAAATGTGTTGCCGCTATTGCCTAAGACACTCCACTTAGAGATAGAATATTTTGTAAAAGATGAATTTGAATGCAAATTTCAAGAAGGTGGAAAAACTAAATTTGTTAGCAAAGATGAGCTTTTTGAAAAATATAATGATGATAATTTTAATCCGGTAGACGGCAAAAAGATAAAGGAATACGATATAATCGCCGCATATTTTGAAGCCCTTATCTCCATTGAAAATGGCATTAAACCTATCACCCTTTTGCAAGCAAAGGAAAATATGGAGAAAAAATACAAATTTTTAAATATTTTTATCAATGAGTAATATTTTATTATTAATTTACAGCCTGTAAAAATACGTTAACAGTATCCGCAGATGTAAGCAGAATATAATTATTCAAAAGTGGTAAAGCTAAATATCGCCTCACTGGTTTCGATATTCTTACTTACGTTTTTAAAGCTCAGCCCCCTTGTTTTGCCCACATTAATGATAGGTTCATTTTCAAGAACACAATACCCATCCTTGTTTGTATGGCAAGAAGGAATATTTAATTCGCATTTTCCGTCATTACCCAATGTTGTCGCAAAAAGCTGCAATACTTCTCTGCCATAGGGTGGGGCAATTTCTATATTTTCCGCAACTACGTAATTCGTATTGACAAGTTCGCCGGCTATCTTCCCTTTAAATTCATCTCCATAAACACCTATCGGCAACAGGTAGCTGAATTTTTCATTTTTGTTGAATACGTGTCCTACAATATAATAGCAAATGGGCTGATTTGTATTTATAACAAGGTCGACTTTGTCTCCTGCATTCAGGTCGATACCTTCGCCTGTACCATACCCCTTAAACCCAATTTTTACCTTAAGGTTTGACCTTGTAACATTTCCGGTAAGTAGCGCGTAATCAAAATTTTGATATTGTGGCTGAAATTGTGCATTAATTATTTTTGAATCAAATATTAGGGAATAATTTTTTATGCTATTATAATTTTTATTATAAAGATTCATGTGTAGCAATATCTTATTATTTATAACCTCGTAATTGCCCCTTAAAATAAATTCAGCATTTTCAGGGGTGCTGACCGAATCTGTTTTCTGTGCGAGCATTGTTTTTAATAATTTTGAAAATTCTGTAATCTCCTCTGACATTTTTGGTTTTACAGGAAAAATGTAAATTTTATTGAATGTCAGCTCTTTTGATATGATGCTGGCTACAGTGTCAAGGGAGTCAGGGGTTTGCTGAATTTTAACAAGTTGGTCTTTGATTTCACTTTCGGTAATATCAAGTACAGGAAAATTAGAATGCCCGAGAATTATTGCAACGGTTTTGTATTTTTCAAGAAGCTTCAGGTTGCTTAATATTTTTAGCAAATAATCGTATTTTAAAGATGAGTTATTTGTTTGCTCCGCCATAGTTTTTAATTTATTGGTTTCTACTGTAAGTTTTTCTATTTCATTAATGTAAGCACTCAAACTGTTTTCAGATGAAAGGATTGCAATCACCTTGTCCTCATCTTGATATTCAAACTTGATCCTCAACAGAGGGATTTCGGATGAAGTTTTGATAATACTTGTTGCTGCACTTGACTTAATTTCATTATTTAGGACTTTTTGGACTCTTTCAAAGTCACTTTTGATGTTTACAGAAATTTGCGTGGCAAGATCAGCAAGGGCTTCTTTTTTGGCAATTTCCCTATCTTGCCCATAGCCTATTCCGAAAATCTCTTTATTCTCAGCCATTACATTTGTAAAGCTTATCAATAAAACAATTATGGCAAAGATTTTTTTCATACTTAATCCTCTTATAATGTTAGATTACTCTATTCCACTTATTTTAAGCTCTTTAGGATATTCTATGTCAAATTTCAAGTTAAGTTTTCGGTTTGATTTGGCAGGTATATTGACTTGCCAAATTATTATTCCGTCTTTTGAAATGGCTGCATCTTTATCAGTAGGTGTTTCCAAATGTGTTTTTATCTGTTCATTCAATGATATAGGGTAGCTGTCTTTTACCTCGATTCCTACTTCTTTTGATTTGCCGTTTTGGATATCTATCTCATACTCAAAGAATATCTTTTCAGATTTTGAAACGATTCCTGAATATTCGGTAAATTTTTTAAGTCTTTTTCGTTCAACTTTTAAAGATTCATCCACTCCCAAAGGGAGCTGAATCTGTTCGGCAGGAGCTTTTGTGCTCGACAAATTTTGAGTATTTAAAAATTTCCCGTCTACGAAAATGTTAACTTTGCCGGCAAAAAGCGGGAATTCAAATGGGTTGTTGAAGAGCCCTGTAAGAAATACATATGGTGACTTTTTAGGTATCGCGACATATTTTATTAGCTTTTCCTTTAAGTTGTTTTTTGTAATTTTTTTAGAAGCTATAAATACTTTATGAGGCTGATTATCTGAAGGCACAGTAACAGTATCTCTTAATATAAAGCTAAAAGATATGCCCTCTTCCTTAACAGCAGGTTCATTTGAGTCAACACCAGCCAACTTATCCTCAATTTCTTCAGGTATCAAGGCTTTGGATGCCCTCATCTCCTTGTAAAAAACCGGTTGGGAAGGTTTGTAAATATCCACATACCATGGTGATACATCCGAAAATTTGGCTGATACGGATTTGGCAGTGGAAATTTCCATAGTCACATTTTCCCAATTCTCTCCAGTGCTTTGCGTGATATTTGTATAGATATCAAAAGTTATTGAATCGTTGGAAGTATCTACATCAGCATTGTAAAGAGGGCTCCAACCTGCACCGTTTACAAGATAGCTTAATTCTATTTTTGATTCCGCAGTTTTAAAACCTTTTACCGTGAGAATAATGTTTTTTGATTCCTTATTTTGACCTCCGATGTTTGAAAGCTCATTTTTCAGTTTGTCTTTTTCTTCATTAAGAGTAGAGATTTCAGTTTCAATTTTAGCCAAATCTTTGTAGGATTTTTTCAGGCTGTTTTCCAGGAAGTTAGAGTAATTTTGTAGTTCGGCAGCAGTTAATTTTAAGCTTGCTGAAAGAGGGTTGGACTTGCCGATAATATCAATAAAATTTTCTGTAGCCTTTTTTTCATGTCCGAGCATTTTTATTTTGTTTTCTACCTCTTTTATTTGTTGCAAAAGCAGATTTATTTTTTCTTCATTTGCAGCTGAAGTATAGCTTTTTTCAACCTTTACATCTACTATTTTGCCAATATTTTTGTCGATAGAAGCCTGAATTGTATTATCTATGACGTTTGTAGTTAATCCTTTTATAATGAATAAGTTTTCCCCTTTTGTTATGTTTATCTTTCCGCTTCTGTTAATAAGTGCCGAATCTATAAATACCGTGACCTTTTCAATTTTTGTATTTGTTTCTGGGTAAGAATAGCCAAACCCACAAATAATAAAGATGATGAGCAACGCAAGCAGAATTCTTTTCATTACAGCCCCCTTTATTTTAACTTTTTATTTTTGCCTATCAGAAAATATGAAATTCCAAAAATAATAGAAATCAGTCCAACTAAGAGCTCAAATTTAGAGTTTATTGGAAATATTTCTTTAACAGTAATACCAATAATGCCAATTATCACTGAAATTAATAAAATAATCACCCATACCACTTTTTCACTTCCATTAAATTTTCCGCTTATTACATCTATAAATGCCAAAACAGACACTAATATTCCTATGCCTGCAGGCCCTGCATCAACGCTTGCAAGTAGTATCCATAAAATTATAACAACTAAAGAAATACCTATTATTTTAAAATAAGTTCTGTTCTTATCGTTTGATATACTCATTTTTATCCCTCGCCGTGTAATATAAAGACAGCCCAATAAAACGGGTTATGGTATTTAGATTTTATATAGTTTTTTGCAAGTTTTACTGACTCGGTTTTACTCTTGCCAGATTTAAGGTTAGTATAAAGTTCTTCCATATATTCCACTGCTGGCTCAGAGGCTACTTCCCAAAGGCTAACCAAAACCGAATTTGCTCCAGCTTGCTGAAATGCTCTTGCAAAATTGGCGACACCTTCCCCCTCTATCTCTTTTCCTACTCCTGTGACGCAAGCTGATAATACCACAAGGTCTGCATTGATTTTCATCTTTGAAACTTCGCTCAGTGTTAAAAAACCATCATCATTTTTATTTTCCACTTGACCAAGCAGTATAAATGGCTCTTTTATCCCTTGAATCATTCCAGGCAGTGATGCGTGAGTTGCAAAATGAAGGTATTTATAATCCTCTGGTCTTATTAATTTAAAATTGGTTTCATTTGCTTCCACCCCAAAAAGAATGTCCGGTGGCTCTGGCTTAGTCCCCATTATTTTCGCGATCTTTTTTATTTCAGTTTCGGTTTCAGGTAAAAGGGGAAATTCTATCTTATTATTTTCACTTTTTGTCGTTGCTCCCCATTTTACATTTATTGCAAGTGCTCTAAATGCATATTTACTTTTATCGTTTAATGTGTAGTTTTTTAAAGTCTTTCCCTCTTTCCATGCTATATATCTTTGATCGTCAGCAGTAAAAACAGGGTTGCCGATAGCAAAAAGTAATTTTTTGGGATTTTTCTTTTGAAACATTCTATTTAATGCAAGTATTGTGGCAGATTGGTAATAAGATATATTGTACCTGTCATTTACAAATATAGACGTTTCTATATTATTTCCTTTTTGAATAATTAATGATTCAAATGGCAAAACACCAAGTATCCCATCAGGTACTATAATTACTTTTGTATTTTCATCTACATTTTCCAAAGCTTCGGAAAGTAGTAATTTGTAGAGATTTTGTGCAGCTTCAATAGAAAACATTTCCGGCTTTTTAAGTGTCATTGGCGAAAGAAATGCTTTTATGTCTTCTTCAAGTTGTTTTTTACTTACAGGTAGTTTTATGATTTTTTTTATCCCGCCTTTGGCAACAAGAAACAGATATGTAGCATCATTTGTTACAGAGTATTCCAATAATAACTCATTCTCTTTTAAAGGGAGTTTTTCTGCAGTTACAGGTAAAGGGTAATTGATTGCAGCATATCGGGGATATCTTTCTCTTAAAATTGCTATTAAACTATCAAGTTCTTTTTTCAATCCTTCTTTTTTTGCTATGAGTTCTTTTGTCTTTTGTTCACCAGATTTATAAGAATTTATAAGCTCTGTTTCAATTGAAGAAAGGTTATTCAAAATTTTATTTTCTGTAGTTCTTAGATTAGATGGGATTTCCGACATATCATTATTTTTATTTGATGTAGACATTGCTTCAAGCAATGTCCTTGCTTTTGTCATTTCAGAAAAGTAAAATGCTGCTGCTTCGGGTGAATTGCCAAACTGTAAAAAATCATATGCACTTCTTCTTGCCTTGAGTAGCTCTGAGTATGCTTGGGACTGCGATGTTACATTTTTTACACCGGGGACAAGATATTCGCTGTTTTTGTGCATTTCATAAAATACTGCTATAATCTCTCGATAAGGTCTTAATCTGTTGTAATAATTTCCCCCGGCAAAAAATTGCTCTTTGCTGTTTATCAAGTGTCTGTTGTCTTCAATCGAATTAATAGCAGTCATAAAATTTATGGCGGCTTCTTGCAAAAGCCCTTTTTCTTTCAATATTAATCCCTTTTGTGTATAATATTCCATATGTCTGGTGGGGGTGTCTTTCCATGTAGGCGGAATTTCATTTAATATTGCTAAAGCTCTATCTAATTCTCCGGTTAGAATATATGTTTCGACAAGGCCTGAGTTTATTAATCTGTTTGGTTTTATTTTACTTTCAAGATTTTTTCTTTCACTAAATACTTTTTCGGCTTCTCTATATTTTTTTTGTTTTAGCAATACTGCTCCTATATTATTTAACCTTGTTTCAATTAAGTGAGGATTATTGAGCTTTTTATCAATATCAAGAGCTTGTTTAAGGTATTCAAGCGCCTTTTCATAATTTCCAATTTTGAAATATGCCATCCCTATATTGTTTAAGAGGTAAGTTAATGAGTAAGGCCTGTCGAGCTTATTTTCAATTTCAAATGCTTTGTTGTAATATTGAAATGCATAATCGATATTGCCGAGACTGCTTTCTATGTGGCCTAAGTTATTTAGAATAGTTGCTTTAGTGGGGTTATCGTTTTGTTTATTAGCAAGTTCGAGAGATTCAAGATACAGGGTTTTTGCGTTTTCGTATCTGTTAAGATCCATGTATAATGTGCCAAAGCTGTTAAGGCTTATCCCCAATTCTTTTGAGATGTGATTTTTCCTTTGAATATTTATTGCTTCTTCGTAGTATTTCATGGCATTTTCATAATTGTAGATGTCTGCGTAGGCATCCGCTAATTGTCTTGTAACAATTGAAATAGCTTCAGGGTCGTTTACTTTTTCAGCAACTTTTAAAGATTCCTTGAAATAAGATATTGCTTTTTCAAGCTGGCCCATTTTTGAATATGTTATTCCCAATTGATTTAGGTTGGCCCCGATGGAAAATTCATCGCCGAGTTCCTTGTATAATATGTTGGATTTATTAAAAGAATCTATTGCTGATTCAAATTTACCTAACATTCTTTCTGTTTTTCCGAGTTCGTGTAGTGTGATTGACAGACTGCTCTTATCATTGTCTTTTTCGTATATTTTTTTACAATAGTTAAGGTATTCGTAAGCTTTTGGTATATTTATGCCAAGGCGATTGTAAATAGAAGCAGTGAGAAAATATCCTGTTGCAATCCAGCCCTCATCTCCAAGTTTTTTTGCTGCTTCAACTGTTTTTTCATAATAGTAAAGGGCTTTTTCATTATTTCCCATATCTTCGTATGATGCTCCAAGACCATTGTAATCGGCAGCATAACATTCATAGTCCTGGCCACAAAGAGCCAAAGATTTTTCATAGTAATATATCGCATCTTTATACCTTTTTTCATTGTATGCTTTATCAGCTATTTCCCAAATTTTCTCAGCTTCGCTTTTAGGCGTAGTATTTTTATTATTTGTAGTAGATTCTTCTGACAATTTTGAGTGGTAAGTATTGGTTGAACATCCAATATTGATTATGGTGAATAATATTATTAAACAGAGCTTGATATAAAGATTTGATTTTATCATAGGAATCTCCAAGCAAATGACTTAGTAAATTATACCACACATATCAAATGAATTTGTCAACAATATTTAAAATAAAGATTATTATATATTTGGTTGTATACCCAATTATTATAAAATTTTTACTTTGCATCTCTTACGCATCTGACATAGTTAAATACATACCTTAAATCCCCTTGTGGGCCGAAGTATTGAGGATAGTCGCTTACTCTCCCTGATTTTGGATCGCTGCGCTGTGAGCCGGCACCGTGAACATCCATAATTCGATTTCTCATGTTTCCTTGTGCAGCACCAAATGCTATGTAAACAGCCGAGCTGTAAGGATTTCTGCCATCCAGATGGGTAGTACTTGTCCAAAAATAAGGATATTGTTTATTCCCTTCAGTATCTTTGATAGTGCTAATTTCAAAGATAGGGTCTATAGCAGCTGTGCCTGTTGCCTGTGTTTTGCCACATTAATCCGGTGATTTTGTCGGTAATGGTACCATCTCCGTTATCGACATAAGACGGCGGATTGATTTGATATTGTGCATCTTGTCCGTAAAAAGGCTCTCCCGGTTTTGGAGCAGGGATGATAGATGTATTGCTATAAAATTCGGTTACTCCCGTGTCAACAATTGGATAGCTTAATTTTTTCTTCCCAATATATTCATTGATGGAAGCTGCTTGTAGTGTTGTTAAATATATGATGCATAATATAATTGTTTGCATTGCATTTTATATGCCTCTCGAATTTATAGTTATCGCTGGCTGTTTATATTAGGTATGCTTATTAGCATTTTTTACTTTAATGTTTAAACACCTTGCTATACCTACCAAACTTATTAATAACCAAAATGATTCAATTATAAAAGCCGATAAATTAAAATCAAAGTATAGTGACATTATAATAAAAAAGCACCAAAAGCGTTTAGAATGCTAAATTTTAAAGATTGGCTGTTAATTTTACTCAGTTGTAGCAGTAAATATGCAAGCAAAATTAAAAAAACGCCGACATTGCCTACAAAATCATACCAATGATATTCTATCATGAGCTTTGGGAGAGTGACTGCAGAGTATTTAGTGCTTCATTTGCTTTATTTGCAGACACAAAGATATGATCGTGATAATATGCGGCAACTACGTTTGCACTAATGCCTTTTTCGGCCAGTGCTGTTGAAACCGCTGCAGTTAAGCCAACTGCTTGCAGGCTAGAATGAATTTGTAATGTTATCTTCTTAAATATTTCATCAAAATGGAATTGATATTTTTGAGCGATATTTTTTTCTAATATCAAAGTCAAACCTTCATCCTCTTTAAATGTGCATATAGGATTTAATTTTTCTACATCATCTAAAATAAATGATTTGACAGTGCAAAAGACATATTCTTCTTCGGATATCACAGGGCGCATATTTTTTAATAATTCGTCCAACTTTACAATTCCGCTCATTAAATTCTCCAAGTTATGTTGCATTTTTCAACGCAAGTTAGCACTTTTTATATTTAATTTCAATGCTGTTGAAGCTTGCTATATATGAAATAAATTTAGCTAAGATATTATTTTTGACATATCGGGTAGCTGTGCAGAAAAATTTCTAAATTTACATTTTTGGTTATGAATTGACTTTTTAGTAAAAATTTATAACATTTGGTAAAAAATAAGGAGGTATATTTTTGAAGAAATTTGTATTATTGGTTTTAATTATCTTTATGGTATCAAGTGTAAGTTTTGCTTTTGAGAAAAATGGTATGTTTCATTTTGGATTTGGTATTAAAAATCTTTCTCTTGACATACCTGGAGAGGATTCAGCTACTTTGTATGGTGGTGAAATTGGTTTTAACAATGCTTTAGTAAAAGCTGATTATGGAAATTTAGATATGATTTTTAATATTGGATATTATGTAGGCTCTGATGATGTAGGGTATTCTAAAGATGTAAGTATTAATGATACAGTTGGAGAATTTGGCATCGGTTACAGCAAATTATTATTGAATGACAGCTTGATATTAAAAGCAGGAATACTTGGCGGCTATGAATACGTTAGCTTTGATGGCGATG encodes the following:
- a CDS encoding mucoidy inhibitor MuiA family protein, which encodes MKRILLALLIIFIICGFGYSYPETNTKIEKVTVFIDSALINRSGKINITKGENLFIIKGLTTNVIDNTIQASIDKNIGKIVDVKVEKSYTSAANEEKINLLLQQIKEVENKIKMLGHEKKATENFIDIIGKSNPLSASLKLTAAELQNYSNFLENSLKKSYKDLAKIETEISTLNEEKDKLKNELSNIGGQNKESKNIILTVKGFKTAESKIELSYLVNGAGWSPLYNADVDTSNDSITFDIYTNITQSTGENWENVTMEISTAKSVSAKFSDVSPWYVDIYKPSQPVFYKEMRASKALIPEEIEDKLAGVDSNEPAVKEEGISFSFILRDTVTVPSDNQPHKVFIASKKITKNNLKEKLIKYVAIPKKSPYVFLTGLFNNPFEFPLFAGKVNIFVDGKFLNTQNLSSTKAPAEQIQLPLGVDESLKVERKRLKKFTEYSGIVSKSEKIFFEYEIDIQNGKSKEVGIEVKDSYPISLNEQIKTHLETPTDKDAAISKDGIIIWQVNIPAKSNRKLNLKFDIEYPKELKISGIE
- a CDS encoding HD domain-containing protein, translating into MINNTLIKKIFEAAYIQRWNDHLRPSMGFTELDKQAHKVIIAYVIGKIEEALGNNFSWLKLIEGSVFETLQRIITTDIKPPIFYKLKSVHGEKFNRWIYSEIKEKSGIEDNLFFENLDKYLFDERYCFFEKKILKAAHYLATYWEFKIIYDMNKNLYGIEKTRENILSEIENHYDLVSVKEIMTIRENTRNFIDLVGQLRFQQRWAHTPRMPETSVLGHMYIVAALGYFDNFHLQICDRLKYNYFFGGIFHDLPEVMTRDIISPVKRGVEGLDELLKEIEIQQIKENVLPLLPKTLHLEIEYFVKDEFECKFQEGGKTKFVSKDELFEKYNDDNFNPVDGKKIKEYDIIAAYFEALISIENGIKPITLLQAKENMEKKYKFLNIFINE
- a CDS encoding CHAT domain-containing protein, translating into MIKSNLYIKLCLIILFTIINIGCSTNTYHSKLSEESTTNNKNTTPKSEAEKIWEIADKAYNEKRYKDAIYYYEKSLALCGQDYECYAADYNGLGASYEDMGNNEKALYYYEKTVEAAKKLGDEGWIATGYFLTASIYNRLGINIPKAYEYLNYCKKIYEKDNDKSSLSITLHELGKTERMLGKFESAIDSFNKSNILYKELGDEFSIGANLNQLGITYSKMGQLEKAISYFKESLKVAEKVNDPEAISIVTRQLADAYADIYNYENAMKYYEEAINIQRKNHISKELGISLNSFGTLYMDLNRYENAKTLYLESLELANKQNDNPTKATILNNLGHIESSLGNIDYAFQYYNKAFEIENKLDRPYSLTYLLNNIGMAYFKIGNYEKALEYLKQALDIDKKLNNPHLIETRLNNIGAVLLKQKKYREAEKVFSERKNLESKIKPNRLINSGLVETYILTGELDRALAILNEIPPTWKDTPTRHMEYYTQKGLILKEKGLLQEAAINFMTAINSIEDNRHLINSKEQFFAGGNYYNRLRPYREIIAVFYEMHKNSEYLVPGVKNVTSQSQAYSELLKARRSAYDFLQFGNSPEAAAFYFSEMTKARTLLEAMSTSNKNNDMSEIPSNLRTTENKILNNLSSIETELINSYKSGEQKTKELIAKKEGLKKELDSLIAILRERYPRYAAINYPLPVTAEKLPLKENELLLEYSVTNDATYLFLVAKGGIKKIIKLPVSKKQLEEDIKAFLSPMTLKKPEMFSIEAAQNLYKLLLSEALENVDENTKVIIVPDGILGVLPFESLIIQKGNNIETSIFVNDRYNISYYQSATILALNRMFQKKNPKKLLFAIGNPVFTADDQRYIAWKEGKTLKNYTLNDKSKYAFRALAINVKWGATTKSENNKIEFPLLPETETEIKKIAKIMGTKPEPPDILFGVEANETNFKLIRPEDYKYLHFATHASLPGMIQGIKEPFILLGQVENKNDDGFLTLSEVSKMKINADLVVLSACVTGVGKEIEGEGVANFARAFQQAGANSVLVSLWEVASEPAVEYMEELYTNLKSGKSKTESVKLAKNYIKSKYHNPFYWAVFILHGEG
- a CDS encoding ACT domain-containing protein; this encodes MSGIVKLDELLKNMRPVISEEEYVFCTVKSFILDDVEKLNPICTFKEDEGLTLILEKNIAQKYQFHFDEIFKKITLQIHSSLQAVGLTAAVSTALAEKGISANVVAAYYHDHIFVSANKANEALNTLQSLSQSS
- a CDS encoding LPP20 family lipoprotein, translating into MKKIFAIIVLLISFTNVMAENKEIFGIGYGQDREIAKKEALADLATQISVNIKSDFERVQKVLNNEIKSSAATSIIKTSSEIPLLRIKFEYQDEDKVIAILSSENSLSAYINEIEKLTVETNKLKTMAEQTNNSSLKYDYLLKILSNLKLLEKYKTVAIILGHSNFPVLDITESEIKDQLVKIQQTPDSLDTVASIISKELTFNKIYIFPVKPKMSEEITEFSKLLKTMLAQKTDSVSTPENAEFILRGNYEVINNKILLHMNLYNKNYNSIKNYSLIFDSKIINAQFQPQYQNFDYALLTGNVTRSNLKVKIGFKGYGTGEGIDLNAGDKVDLVINTNQPICYYIVGHVFNKNEKFSYLLPIGVYGDEFKGKIAGELVNTNYVVAENIEIAPPYGREVLQLFATTLGNDGKCELNIPSCHTNKDGYCVLENEPIINVGKTRGLSFKNVSKNIETSEAIFSFTTFE